The proteins below come from a single Anaerolineales bacterium genomic window:
- a CDS encoding serine/threonine-protein kinase, translating to MSDLSGAQIGNYRIVGLLGKGGMAAVYRAQQLNINREVAIKVIKTELANDPEAIQRFKREAETVAAMRHPHIVKLFDYGQEGDTIYLVTELMPGGNLGDLLRQEKLTAARALSLIRQIGDALDYAHMRGVIHRDLKPANVLLDEQGNAFLTDFGIAKLVDVSSMTLTQPGTAMGTAAYMAPEQWVGQPVDARTDLYAFGIMIYELLAGRMPFDADTQHVFMFKHVNEPPIPIQSLNTSLPPALNEVMTRALAKHKEDRYASAHETTEAILETFGAVGATGVRQITSNLSQTALGQMGAATSLRGPAPAMPTADDEVVAKRGGSPLPLILAAVAAIAVIAVVGLFVINNNNNAIEAVYRWQTQTAVAAWETATAAFVPSETPTLTLTSSVTPTETPTATFTPTETPTITPNLTGTAAAHANETFAAQSGQTATQAAAHQTDTAQVIRLTELFQTAQAVIFLDLTSTATLWTATPTFTPTPTNTLTPTPTFTPSNTPTETFTPTPTLTFTPTAPPPLPTDKIVFTSDREGVNALFTINPDGTGLTRIQPPDSAQPAWSADHTKVAFMRWMGRAELYMANADGGGRRGVFAGRVGAWWPSWSPDGMAIAFTLGNDPASGEINIIDAGGTEYRQLTKTGNTAGFAVWSPDGQTIAYVARPDGVGSIYTISAYDPNAQPQLIMRDAETPSYSPDGSQIVFSSKRDGRSDIYIMNSDGSNVRRITFNDLYNYEPQFSPDGNYIVYTILAGQQWYLVISTTDGAYVRTVIKDEFKNAESDW from the coding sequence GTGTCAGATTTGAGCGGAGCGCAGATTGGGAATTATCGGATAGTCGGCTTGCTTGGCAAAGGCGGGATGGCAGCCGTCTATCGCGCTCAGCAGTTGAACATCAACCGCGAAGTGGCGATCAAGGTCATTAAAACAGAACTTGCTAATGACCCAGAGGCGATTCAGCGCTTCAAACGCGAGGCGGAGACTGTCGCTGCCATGCGCCACCCGCATATCGTCAAGCTGTTCGATTACGGGCAAGAAGGCGATACGATTTACCTTGTCACCGAGCTTATGCCCGGCGGCAACCTCGGTGATCTGCTCCGCCAAGAGAAACTCACCGCCGCCCGCGCCCTGAGTCTGATCCGGCAGATTGGGGACGCCCTTGATTACGCCCATATGCGCGGGGTGATCCACCGCGATTTGAAACCAGCAAATGTCCTTCTTGACGAGCAAGGGAATGCCTTCCTCACCGATTTCGGAATCGCCAAATTGGTCGATGTTTCCTCAATGACGCTTACCCAACCCGGAACGGCGATGGGGACGGCGGCTTACATGGCGCCTGAACAATGGGTAGGACAGCCTGTAGACGCCCGCACCGATTTATATGCCTTTGGGATCATGATCTACGAACTGCTTGCCGGGCGGATGCCTTTTGACGCCGACACACAGCACGTTTTCATGTTCAAGCATGTTAACGAGCCGCCCATCCCGATTCAATCGCTGAATACGAGTCTGCCGCCAGCCCTTAATGAGGTTATGACGCGGGCGCTGGCAAAACACAAAGAAGATCGCTATGCCTCTGCCCATGAGACAACAGAAGCAATCCTTGAAACTTTTGGCGCGGTAGGGGCAACAGGGGTCCGCCAGATCACCAGCAACCTTTCTCAAACTGCATTAGGGCAAATGGGCGCAGCAACGTCATTGCGCGGTCCAGCGCCAGCCATGCCCACCGCTGATGACGAGGTAGTGGCAAAGCGCGGAGGTTCACCGCTGCCTTTGATCCTTGCCGCCGTCGCTGCTATTGCCGTGATTGCAGTGGTGGGATTATTCGTCATAAACAACAATAACAATGCCATCGAAGCTGTTTACCGCTGGCAAACACAAACGGCGGTGGCGGCGTGGGAAACAGCAACCGCCGCCTTTGTCCCTAGCGAGACTCCAACACTCACCCTCACATCATCGGTCACGCCGACGGAGACTCCCACCGCCACCTTTACGCCCACCGAAACACCGACGATAACCCCCAACCTGACGGGGACGGCAGCAGCCCATGCCAACGAAACCTTCGCCGCGCAGAGTGGGCAAACTGCTACCCAAGCGGCGGCGCATCAGACCGACACCGCCCAAGTGATCCGTCTGACGGAACTTTTTCAGACGGCGCAAGCGGTGATCTTCCTTGACCTGACAAGTACGGCAACGCTTTGGACGGCAACGCCCACCTTCACCCCCACCCCGACAAACACATTGACCCCAACGCCTACCTTCACACCATCGAATACCCCGACAGAGACCTTCACGCCCACGCCTACGCTCACCTTCACACCCACCGCGCCGCCGCCCTTGCCCACCGATAAAATCGTGTTCACCTCGGATCGGGAGGGCGTTAACGCCTTATTCACCATCAACCCCGATGGGACGGGTCTAACGCGCATTCAACCACCCGACTCGGCACAGCCGGCGTGGTCGGCAGACCATACAAAGGTTGCCTTTATGCGTTGGATGGGGCGGGCGGAACTCTACATGGCAAACGCCGATGGCGGAGGACGACGCGGTGTTTTTGCCGGGCGTGTGGGGGCATGGTGGCCCTCGTGGTCGCCCGATGGGATGGCGATTGCCTTCACCTTAGGGAATGACCCAGCCTCTGGCGAGATTAACATCATTGATGCCGGGGGGACAGAGTACCGCCAGTTGACAAAGACAGGGAACACCGCTGGCTTTGCCGTATGGTCGCCCGATGGTCAGACAATTGCTTACGTCGCCCGCCCCGATGGGGTGGGGAGTATCTACACCATCTCCGCTTATGATCCCAATGCACAGCCGCAACTGATCATGCGCGATGCCGAAACGCCATCGTATTCCCCGGATGGATCGCAGATTGTCTTTTCTTCCAAGCGGGATGGACGCTCCGACATTTACATCATGAACAGCGATGGATCGAATGTGCGGCGCATTACCTTTAACGATCTGTATAATTACGAGCCGCAGTTCTCGCCGGATGGTAATTACATTGTCTACACTATCCTTGCCGGGCAGCAATGGTATCTAGTGATCTCAACAACGGACGGGGCATACGTGCGCACCGTGATCAAAGATGAATTCAAAAACGCCGAATCGGATTGGTAG
- a CDS encoding glycosyltransferase family 4 protein, with amino-acid sequence MHIAFNAWFWNQPYSGSGQYLRALVAALRRFHPALRLSLVLPGERSADVPTEVNTVALKIGRGQLGKVLFEQRAYPAAVRRLRADIAHVPYWGAPLSSPARLIVTVHDVIPLSLPVYRGGLSGSFYFSLVRASAKGAGHILTDSTFSKSEIMAYIGVPAEQITAIPLAAGEMFHPKLGAERDEAIRVKYTLPKEGYALYLGGYDIRKNVRALIAGYTFVGPSAGDQYPLILAGSPPTQWGSARFPDLPAEIAARPGLDQWVRWIGAVAEEDKPAVYRMARVFVFPSRYEGFGLPPLEAMASGTPVVAANASSIPEVVGESAYLVDPDDARKMGGAIIAVMIQDDLHASLRAAGLARATAFSWERTARETVAVYEDVMRR; translated from the coding sequence TTGCATATCGCCTTTAATGCTTGGTTTTGGAATCAGCCCTACTCTGGAAGCGGGCAATACCTCCGGGCGCTTGTCGCGGCGCTGCGGCGCTTTCACCCCGCGCTGCGGCTCAGCCTCGTCCTACCGGGGGAGCGTTCAGCCGATGTCCCCACTGAGGTGAACACTGTCGCCCTAAAGATAGGGCGCGGGCAGCTAGGGAAGGTGCTGTTTGAACAACGGGCATATCCCGCGGCTGTGCGCCGCCTCCGCGCCGATATTGCCCATGTCCCCTATTGGGGCGCACCGCTCAGCAGTCCGGCGCGGCTGATCGTCACCGTGCATGATGTGATCCCGCTCAGCCTCCCCGTCTATCGTGGTGGGCTGAGTGGGTCGTTTTACTTCAGCCTTGTCCGCGCCAGCGCAAAGGGTGCCGGACATATCCTGACCGACTCCACCTTTTCCAAATCGGAAATCATGGCATATATCGGCGTCCCCGCTGAGCAGATCACAGCGATCCCCCTTGCTGCCGGAGAGATGTTCCATCCCAAACTAGGGGCAGAGCGCGACGAGGCAATTCGTGTCAAATACACCCTCCCTAAAGAAGGTTATGCCCTCTACTTGGGCGGCTACGACATTCGGAAAAATGTCCGTGCGCTAATTGCCGGCTATACCTTTGTGGGTCCGTCTGCGGGCGATCAGTACCCGCTCATCCTTGCCGGAAGCCCGCCGACACAATGGGGATCCGCCCGCTTCCCTGACCTTCCAGCGGAAATCGCTGCCCGCCCCGGATTGGATCAATGGGTGCGTTGGATTGGGGCGGTAGCAGAGGAGGATAAGCCAGCGGTCTACCGTATGGCGCGGGTGTTTGTGTTCCCAAGCCGTTACGAAGGCTTTGGCTTGCCACCCTTAGAGGCAATGGCGTCGGGAACGCCCGTCGTCGCTGCCAATGCCTCCTCCATCCCAGAGGTCGTCGGGGAAAGCGCCTATCTAGTCGATCCCGACGATGCCCGAAAAATGGGCGGGGCGATCATCGCCGTGATGATTCAAGATGATCTGCACGCCAGCCTGCGAGCGGCGGGCTTGGCGCGGGCGACGGCGTTCAGTTGGGAACGCACCGCC